In the genome of Natronorubrum sediminis, one region contains:
- a CDS encoding 6-hydroxymethylpterin diphosphokinase MptE-like protein: MEFDEWEPVYEAILEDFGYGREGDERARDLLGSMTGAFDFDVLSSVEGASVAIAGAGPSLEDGAALERIRGADVVFGASTATDRLAAHGIAVDCMVTDLDKNPGTVRRLTEDGVPVAVHAHGDNIPLIREVIPTCTDEYVLPTTQAAPRGPVVNVGGFTDGDRGAFLADHLGATTLEFVGWDFDDPTVDGQKARKLEWAERLLAWLEQRRGEAFELLDGRRGAIDTNDLPVELTRDQ, encoded by the coding sequence ATGGAGTTCGACGAGTGGGAACCCGTGTACGAAGCGATTCTCGAGGATTTCGGGTACGGTCGTGAGGGTGACGAGCGAGCACGGGATCTTCTGGGATCGATGACTGGCGCGTTCGATTTCGACGTACTCTCGAGCGTCGAGGGTGCGTCTGTCGCCATCGCTGGGGCGGGACCGTCGCTCGAAGACGGTGCTGCGCTCGAGCGAATCCGGGGAGCCGACGTCGTCTTTGGGGCCTCGACAGCGACCGATCGACTCGCAGCCCACGGCATCGCCGTCGACTGTATGGTGACGGATCTCGATAAGAATCCGGGTACCGTTCGACGTCTCACGGAAGATGGCGTTCCCGTCGCAGTCCACGCTCACGGAGACAATATCCCGCTGATTCGCGAGGTCATTCCGACGTGCACCGACGAATACGTGCTTCCGACGACGCAGGCTGCACCACGGGGTCCTGTCGTCAACGTTGGCGGGTTCACCGACGGGGACCGTGGAGCCTTCCTCGCTGACCACCTCGGTGCCACAACCCTCGAGTTCGTCGGCTGGGATTTCGACGATCCGACGGTCGATGGGCAGAAAGCCCGGAAACTCGAGTGGGCCGAACGGCTGCTCGCGTGGCTTGAGCAACGTCGCGGCGAGGCGTTCGAACTACTAGACGGCCGTCGAGGGGCGATCGATACGAACGACTTGCCAGTGGAACTCACCCGAGACCAGTGA
- a CDS encoding Cdc6/Cdc18 family protein: MSANDDRDPLFQYDDPVFADERLLEITHLPGPDRIVGRDEQMQRVADALNPAIFGSEPNHLFIFGKTGTGKSLISRSVTQRVISEAGRDDIVVKYAFIDCGEQNTEASVIKTIAQLVNEPEASGISVPDRGLGTGDYYKRLWEAIDHCTDVTIVILDEIDMLENDEVLRKLSRAGENRRISDSSIGIIGISNKIDFPDHLSERVKSSLSRDELVFSPYDANQLVEILEKRRDAFHDGVLSDDVIPLTAALAAQEHGDARKAIDILRNAGRIAKKQNATRVTADHVRDAKEKTEADRFNELIEGSPQQAKAILYSLTLLTENSSEKEFPTKIIYNQYKSIARQLNFDVLSERRVQEILQEQNFLNVIQSEREGRGRGRGAHAKHRLLENPSIVKKVLLRDSRLAVLEDDGDE, from the coding sequence ATGTCCGCCAACGACGATCGTGATCCGCTCTTTCAATACGACGATCCGGTCTTTGCTGACGAGCGATTGCTCGAGATTACGCACCTCCCCGGCCCCGACCGCATCGTCGGCCGCGACGAACAGATGCAACGCGTCGCAGACGCCCTGAACCCTGCAATCTTCGGCAGCGAACCCAACCATCTATTCATCTTCGGGAAGACCGGAACCGGAAAGTCACTCATTTCTCGATCGGTGACCCAACGTGTCATCTCGGAAGCCGGCCGTGACGACATCGTCGTCAAGTACGCCTTTATCGACTGCGGCGAACAGAACACGGAGGCCTCGGTCATCAAAACGATCGCCCAGCTAGTCAACGAACCCGAAGCGAGTGGCATCTCCGTTCCCGACCGCGGACTCGGCACCGGTGACTACTACAAACGCCTCTGGGAGGCCATCGACCACTGCACGGACGTCACGATCGTCATTCTAGACGAAATCGACATGCTCGAGAACGACGAAGTCCTTCGAAAGCTCTCCCGAGCGGGCGAAAATCGACGAATCTCGGACTCGAGTATCGGTATTATTGGCATTTCGAACAAGATTGACTTCCCCGATCATCTCTCCGAGCGCGTCAAATCGAGTCTTTCACGGGACGAACTCGTCTTTTCACCCTACGACGCCAACCAACTCGTCGAAATCCTCGAGAAACGCCGCGACGCGTTTCACGATGGTGTCCTCTCTGACGACGTGATTCCACTGACCGCCGCATTAGCGGCCCAGGAACACGGCGACGCGAGGAAAGCGATCGACATTCTGCGCAATGCGGGTCGGATCGCAAAGAAACAAAACGCGACGCGCGTTACCGCAGATCACGTCCGGGATGCAAAGGAGAAAACCGAAGCCGACAGGTTCAACGAATTGATCGAGGGCTCTCCACAACAGGCGAAGGCGATCTTGTACTCGCTGACGCTGCTCACCGAGAACAGTTCGGAAAAGGAGTTCCCGACGAAGATTATCTACAACCAGTACAAGTCGATCGCTCGTCAACTCAACTTCGATGTCCTCTCCGAACGGCGAGTCCAGGAGATCCTCCAGGAACAAAACTTCCTCAACGTTATTCAATCCGAACGTGAGGGACGTGGGCGCGGTCGAGGCGCGCACGCGAAACACCGACTCCTCGAGAATCCGTCTATCGTCAAAAAGGTGCTCCTGCGAGATTCGCGACTGGCTGTCCTCGAGGACGACGGCGACGAGTAA
- a CDS encoding ABC transporter substrate-binding protein: MEGGALPTTRRGLIAGGSVAAVSSLAGCFDRLWSQAETTGPDQVTMSIKTVPADDDPLAATIANRLRENFTEAGIDASHHPIAKAELHREVLLEHDYDVFVVRHRGFDEHDSLYGLLHSQFVSERGWQNPFQFADLTVDDLLERQREASNDDRPTELVDLVEFLLEAVPYTVVAHPYRISGVQSSLEAATPPRDIPSYVDLLSDENNGSLDGRVELGVFGENLTQRLNPLTVDRNRIDGVLDLLYDPLVRQFEDEYVLWLAADVEWDDDNGLRADVTLRDGLEWHDGESIDADDVAFTLELIEDTSLGDAESAIPAPIYRDQQLLVESTDVYAPDSISISFGEVSRDVARRVFTMPLLPEHIWADRSEIIANRQTEVLASDNEEPIGSGLFAFEEATEDNEVLLEPFEAHVFYESEDRPSVLENFSHFGGLRFDIVSKPGTMVETLFDGEIDITASELPPERVGDVQGTSDVTTAMNSSESFYMVGYNNQHDELANPNFRRICSRLIDRETTVEDVFNDFGDPATTPAKLVGMHNADFDDDDELDSLTPDVLNFPGSAGSIDTAQTRSLFEDIGYSYDDGVLLK, encoded by the coding sequence ATGGAAGGGGGCGCGCTGCCGACGACGCGACGAGGGCTCATTGCTGGCGGGAGTGTGGCCGCTGTGAGCTCTCTCGCAGGCTGCTTCGATCGACTCTGGTCCCAAGCGGAAACGACCGGTCCGGATCAAGTGACGATGTCGATCAAAACCGTCCCGGCAGACGACGACCCACTCGCCGCAACCATTGCGAACCGGCTCCGTGAAAACTTCACCGAGGCTGGGATCGACGCCTCCCACCACCCAATCGCGAAGGCAGAACTCCACCGTGAGGTCCTCCTCGAGCACGATTACGACGTGTTCGTCGTTCGTCACCGCGGGTTCGACGAGCACGACTCGCTGTATGGGTTGTTACATTCGCAGTTCGTCAGCGAACGGGGATGGCAGAACCCGTTCCAATTCGCTGACCTCACTGTCGACGACCTCCTCGAACGACAACGCGAGGCGTCGAACGACGACCGTCCGACAGAACTCGTCGATCTCGTCGAGTTCCTGTTGGAAGCAGTGCCCTACACGGTGGTCGCACATCCGTACCGAATCAGCGGCGTCCAGTCCAGTCTCGAGGCTGCGACGCCGCCACGAGACATCCCGAGTTACGTCGACCTCCTCTCAGACGAGAACAACGGATCACTGGATGGTCGGGTAGAGTTGGGCGTTTTTGGAGAAAATTTGACTCAACGACTGAACCCACTCACCGTCGATCGGAACCGAATCGACGGGGTGTTGGATTTGCTGTACGATCCGTTAGTTCGCCAGTTCGAAGACGAGTACGTGCTGTGGCTGGCTGCGGACGTCGAATGGGACGACGATAACGGACTTCGCGCCGACGTCACGCTCCGTGACGGCCTCGAGTGGCACGACGGTGAATCGATCGACGCAGACGACGTGGCGTTCACGCTCGAACTCATCGAAGATACGTCGCTCGGCGACGCTGAGAGTGCGATTCCTGCTCCAATCTATCGAGATCAACAACTGCTCGTCGAATCGACTGACGTGTACGCGCCAGACTCGATTTCGATATCATTCGGAGAGGTGTCACGGGACGTAGCCAGACGCGTGTTTACGATGCCACTCCTCCCAGAGCACATCTGGGCCGATCGATCAGAAATTATCGCTAATCGCCAGACTGAGGTACTCGCAAGCGACAACGAGGAACCGATCGGCTCAGGATTGTTCGCATTCGAAGAGGCGACGGAGGACAACGAAGTCCTTCTCGAACCGTTCGAAGCGCACGTCTTCTACGAGAGTGAGGACCGACCATCGGTGCTCGAGAACTTCTCACATTTCGGTGGGCTGCGATTCGATATCGTGTCGAAACCGGGGACGATGGTTGAAACCCTCTTCGACGGTGAAATCGATATCACAGCGAGTGAACTTCCGCCCGAGCGCGTCGGCGACGTCCAGGGGACGAGTGATGTGACGACGGCGATGAATTCCTCGGAGTCGTTCTATATGGTTGGATACAACAACCAACACGACGAGCTTGCGAATCCAAACTTCCGGCGTATCTGTTCGCGCTTGATCGATCGCGAGACGACCGTCGAAGACGTTTTCAACGACTTCGGGGATCCAGCGACGACGCCGGCCAAACTCGTCGGCATGCACAACGCCGACTTCGACGACGATGACGAACTCGACTCGCTCACCCCGGATGTGTTGAACTTTCCGGGGTCTGCAGGATCGATCGATACCGCTCAAACTCGGTCGCTGTTCGAAGATATCGGGTACAGCTACGACGACGGTGTATTGCTCAAGTGA
- a CDS encoding phosphatase PAP2 family protein — MALLSVLFELSLVVAAMLVTGILVIIGPRNLLDAIRGFRWRLEACLLPFVALAAVLLLRWSTQDIVQLLERRVLQNNITPYLFEFDQTVFGTDPVVMVQSVQTDLVTAFFVFIYIYGYAFLLLFPFLAYFALEEMDDLSTLILAFTANYAIGLLFYTLFVAYGPRNIDPTTFEPLLYDVFPQSGALTTEVNQSTNVFPSLHTSLSMTVFFLAWVTRRKYPLWVPVSGFLAVSVALSTMYLGIHWFADVVAGTILALVSVYIGVNYTVDGIVDSVRRFFETRLDSVSGTNE, encoded by the coding sequence ATGGCGCTCCTCTCAGTACTGTTCGAACTCTCGCTCGTCGTGGCGGCGATGCTCGTCACCGGGATACTCGTTATTATCGGTCCCCGAAACCTGCTCGATGCGATACGAGGGTTCCGGTGGCGCCTCGAGGCCTGCCTCTTGCCGTTTGTCGCGTTGGCTGCCGTCTTACTCTTGCGCTGGTCGACACAGGATATCGTGCAGTTGCTCGAGCGTCGCGTCCTCCAGAACAATATCACACCCTATCTCTTCGAGTTCGATCAGACGGTGTTCGGAACGGACCCCGTCGTTATGGTCCAGTCGGTCCAGACGGATCTGGTGACGGCGTTTTTCGTCTTCATCTACATCTACGGCTACGCGTTCTTGTTGTTGTTCCCGTTTCTCGCGTATTTTGCACTCGAGGAGATGGACGACCTCTCGACGCTCATCCTCGCGTTTACCGCGAACTACGCGATTGGGTTGCTCTTCTATACACTCTTCGTGGCGTATGGACCGCGCAACATCGATCCAACCACATTCGAGCCATTGTTGTACGACGTCTTCCCACAGTCGGGGGCGCTCACGACCGAAGTGAATCAGAGCACGAACGTTTTCCCGTCGTTGCACACCTCGCTGTCGATGACCGTCTTCTTCCTCGCGTGGGTAACGCGCCGGAAGTATCCGCTGTGGGTTCCGGTCTCCGGTTTCCTCGCGGTCAGCGTCGCGCTTTCGACGATGTACCTGGGAATACACTGGTTCGCTGACGTCGTCGCCGGCACCATCCTCGCACTCGTGAGCGTCTACATCGGCGTCAACTACACCGTCGACGGCATCGTCGACTCGGTTCGTCGATTCTTCGAGACTCGATTGGACTCGGTTAGCGGAACCAACGAATAA
- a CDS encoding Gfo/Idh/MocA family protein, with product MGHTEARTMTLDRNDVRTGIIGLGNIGQYHAERLVDLGIPLVGGMDVAPDARSRFARRYDVDVYEDHQELYDTIDAVIITTPNKYHEEYAIDAFDRDLHVLLEKPLAHSLESAERIAAAAGESDGHCMVGFNNRFANAVQIVHNRIARGELGEITHIEANYVRRRGIPGRGSWFTRRKIAGGGALIDLGVHAVDLALFLLDYPDLTEVTGVARGEFGASDEYAYLEMWGEDAGPAGFDVDDSASAFVRCRGNRTISLEVAWATNRPANHEFVVRGTESAARFDLLEGDLSVHSASTTGPDHLENTTIETRQNDTHSAEQRAFFEGIRRDDPPEHSIEQALAVQEVIEAIYRSSEAGKTIAVEE from the coding sequence ATCGGCCACACCGAGGCTAGGACAATGACACTGGATCGAAACGACGTACGAACAGGGATCATCGGACTGGGAAACATCGGCCAGTACCACGCAGAGCGACTCGTCGATCTCGGTATTCCGCTGGTCGGCGGCATGGACGTCGCTCCGGACGCGCGGTCTCGATTCGCCCGCCGATACGACGTGGACGTCTACGAAGACCACCAGGAACTCTACGATACAATCGACGCGGTCATCATCACGACACCGAACAAGTACCACGAGGAGTACGCCATCGATGCCTTCGACCGCGACCTCCACGTCCTCCTCGAGAAACCACTCGCTCACTCGCTCGAGAGTGCAGAGCGAATCGCAGCGGCTGCAGGTGAGTCGGACGGCCACTGCATGGTGGGATTCAACAACCGATTCGCAAACGCGGTCCAGATCGTCCACAATCGAATCGCTCGCGGTGAACTCGGGGAAATTACGCACATCGAGGCGAACTACGTCCGTCGGCGAGGAATCCCGGGGAGAGGTTCGTGGTTCACCAGACGCAAGATTGCAGGTGGCGGGGCGCTCATCGATCTCGGCGTCCACGCCGTTGACCTCGCGCTGTTCTTACTCGACTATCCAGATCTCACAGAGGTCACCGGCGTTGCCCGCGGTGAGTTCGGCGCGAGCGACGAGTACGCGTACCTCGAGATGTGGGGTGAAGACGCCGGACCCGCAGGATTCGACGTCGACGACTCCGCGAGCGCGTTCGTTCGGTGTAGGGGGAATCGAACGATCTCGCTCGAGGTCGCCTGGGCGACGAATCGCCCGGCAAACCACGAGTTCGTCGTCCGAGGCACCGAGTCAGCTGCACGCTTTGACTTACTCGAGGGTGATCTGTCCGTTCACTCGGCGAGTACGACAGGCCCCGACCACCTCGAGAATACGACGATCGAAACGCGCCAGAACGACACCCATTCGGCGGAGCAACGCGCATTTTTCGAGGGTATTCGTCGTGACGACCCGCCTGAACACAGTATCGAACAGGCGCTGGCCGTCCAGGAGGTCATCGAGGCGATCTATCGCTCGAGTGAAGCGGGGAAAACGATCGCCGTCGAAGAGTGA
- a CDS encoding tubulin/FtsZ family protein, producing MKLALIGFGQAGGKVVDQFLAYDSEIGGGFVEDAIAVNTATADLHGLENVPEDRRVLVGQARVNGHGVGADNELGAAVTETDIDEIQHAVDQVPTHELDAFLVVAGLGGGTGSGGAPVLAKHLRTIYTQPVYGLGLLPAMDEGGIYTLNAARSFQTFVREVDNLLVFDNDVWRSTGESVGDGYDRINREIVERFGLLFASGEVSDGDVVAESVVDSSEIINTLSSGGVSTIGYASESVGTSGDGLLSSFTGSTDDFDEGNATNRMTSLVRKATLGRLTLPCDVGSADRGLVVATGPPEYLNRKGVERGRQWLEDETGSMEIRGGDYPRADDTDVGAVVLLSGVTDVPRVKQLQQVAVEAKETTATVQANAEDEFAALVDTGGELDALF from the coding sequence ATGAAACTCGCACTCATTGGCTTTGGACAGGCAGGTGGAAAGGTCGTCGATCAATTTCTGGCGTACGATTCCGAGATTGGCGGCGGGTTCGTCGAGGACGCTATCGCGGTCAACACGGCGACGGCGGATCTCCACGGGCTCGAGAACGTCCCGGAGGATCGTCGTGTGCTCGTCGGCCAGGCACGAGTGAACGGTCACGGGGTCGGCGCCGACAACGAACTCGGTGCAGCGGTCACCGAAACGGACATCGACGAAATACAACACGCGGTCGATCAGGTGCCGACGCACGAACTCGACGCGTTCCTCGTCGTCGCCGGTCTGGGCGGTGGAACCGGGTCGGGTGGCGCACCCGTCCTCGCGAAACACCTCCGAACCATCTACACCCAACCCGTCTACGGGCTGGGTCTCCTCCCCGCGATGGACGAAGGCGGGATCTACACGCTCAACGCGGCACGCTCGTTCCAGACGTTCGTCCGGGAAGTCGATAACCTCCTCGTCTTCGACAACGACGTCTGGCGGAGTACGGGCGAGTCCGTCGGAGACGGCTACGACCGAATTAATCGTGAGATCGTCGAACGCTTCGGTCTCCTGTTCGCTTCGGGCGAAGTCTCAGACGGCGACGTGGTCGCAGAGAGCGTCGTCGATTCCTCCGAGATCATCAACACGCTCTCGAGTGGCGGCGTCTCGACGATCGGTTACGCAAGTGAATCCGTCGGAACGAGCGGCGATGGACTGCTTTCGTCGTTCACCGGGAGCACCGACGATTTCGACGAGGGGAACGCCACCAACCGGATGACGAGTCTCGTCCGAAAGGCGACGCTGGGTCGACTGACGCTCCCGTGTGACGTCGGGAGTGCAGACCGCGGTCTGGTCGTCGCCACGGGACCACCAGAGTACCTCAACCGAAAGGGCGTCGAACGCGGTCGGCAGTGGCTCGAGGACGAAACGGGGAGCATGGAGATTCGCGGGGGCGATTATCCGCGAGCGGACGACACCGACGTTGGAGCCGTCGTTCTCCTCTCGGGAGTGACGGACGTTCCGCGTGTCAAACAACTCCAACAGGTTGCTGTCGAGGCGAAAGAGACCACGGCAACCGTGCAGGCGAACGCCGAAGACGAGTTCGCAGCACTTGTCGATACGGGCGGCGAACTCGACGCACTCTTCTAA
- a CDS encoding carbohydrate ABC transporter permease, with amino-acid sequence MTNDTSPTGGDDPLDRSSDDVSEETRGADPTQTTPRRMTDGGSPESQQPDALMGEDDAELDRGPLERWVASSISNPTRAYRAMFYTATIFFLFTTLFPFYWLLMVALTPEGQQQDIILTPNGFNPGAFVEVFQVLPFHWYIFNSFVIATASTIFVLIVASLAGYAFGRLEFPGKVPLMLLVLVISFFPPAAFFIPLNELFNTQFVALEPITGDGSLYNTPGAMVLPLSAIFMPLAIFILTTFYSQIPDGLEDAARVEGTTRLGALFRVIIPLSAPGVATAGVLTFIAVYNEFFFSFLMTDGQPENWAPILEGILGYQGQYEVMYHLMAASSIIGVIPVAILVIIAQEKIVSGLTAGALKE; translated from the coding sequence ATGACGAACGATACCTCACCGACCGGCGGAGACGACCCGCTCGATCGCTCCTCAGACGACGTATCAGAGGAAACACGCGGGGCGGACCCGACTCAGACGACACCCCGGCGGATGACCGACGGCGGGAGTCCCGAATCACAACAGCCCGACGCACTGATGGGTGAAGACGACGCGGAACTCGACCGCGGACCGCTCGAGCGGTGGGTCGCGAGTTCCATCTCGAACCCGACGCGGGCGTACCGAGCGATGTTCTACACTGCCACGATTTTCTTCCTGTTCACGACGCTCTTTCCGTTCTACTGGCTGCTTATGGTCGCACTCACGCCGGAGGGACAACAACAGGATATCATCCTCACGCCAAACGGATTCAATCCCGGCGCGTTCGTCGAGGTCTTCCAGGTGCTGCCGTTTCACTGGTACATCTTCAACAGCTTCGTCATCGCGACGGCTTCGACAATCTTCGTCCTGATCGTCGCCAGCCTCGCGGGCTACGCCTTCGGCCGCCTCGAGTTCCCGGGCAAAGTGCCGCTCATGTTGCTCGTCTTAGTCATCTCCTTCTTCCCGCCAGCCGCGTTTTTCATTCCGCTCAACGAGTTGTTCAACACGCAATTTGTCGCCCTCGAGCCGATTACGGGCGACGGCTCGCTGTACAACACCCCCGGAGCGATGGTGTTGCCCCTCTCGGCGATCTTCATGCCGCTGGCGATTTTCATCCTGACGACGTTCTACAGCCAGATTCCCGACGGACTCGAGGACGCCGCCCGCGTCGAGGGGACGACTCGCCTCGGCGCGCTGTTTCGCGTCATCATCCCGCTGTCGGCCCCCGGCGTCGCGACCGCGGGCGTCCTCACGTTCATTGCCGTCTACAACGAGTTCTTCTTCTCGTTCCTGATGACCGACGGCCAACCGGAGAACTGGGCACCGATTCTCGAGGGTATCCTCGGCTATCAGGGCCAATACGAAGTGATGTACCACCTGATGGCTGCCTCGAGCATTATCGGCGTCATTCCGGTCGCGATCCTCGTGATCATCGCCCAGGAGAAGATCGTGAGCGGACTGACCGCCGGCGCGCTCAAGGAGTAA
- a CDS encoding ABC transporter ATP-binding protein translates to MARVRLENVTKRYEDVTAVDDVSLDIEDGEFVTFVGPSGCGKSTTMETVAGLTKPTDGKVYIGDDDVTTLAPKDRGVAMVFQNIALFPHMDVFENISFGLRLRKYDDEEIERRVEQAADIVQLEGMLERMPDEMSGGQRQRVAIARAIVRNPDVFLMDEPLANLDAKLRVHMRTELQRLHRQLGTTIIYVTHDQAEAMTMSDRIAVLNAGKLQQIAPPLECYNEPANRFVAGFIGSPSMNFVDGELEEDGLQTPNFHVNLDPETLPGATVGDAVTLGVRPEDIHLSEFADTIHHSTAPIDARTDVLEPMGDEVFVYLLLAETSSQSMAEDPTSSSDQLLMSVTPDTEVSVEQDVNIVLDRSKIHLFETETGDALVHGLVDHSEREPGTTTREADS, encoded by the coding sequence ATGGCACGAGTACGACTCGAGAACGTCACGAAACGCTACGAAGACGTCACGGCAGTCGACGACGTCAGCCTCGACATCGAAGACGGCGAGTTCGTCACCTTCGTCGGCCCCTCCGGTTGTGGCAAGTCGACGACAATGGAGACAGTCGCGGGTCTGACGAAACCCACAGACGGGAAGGTGTACATCGGTGACGACGACGTTACCACGCTCGCACCGAAGGACCGCGGCGTCGCGATGGTCTTCCAGAACATCGCCCTCTTCCCCCACATGGACGTCTTCGAGAACATCTCCTTCGGGCTTCGCCTGCGCAAGTACGACGACGAGGAGATCGAACGCCGCGTCGAGCAAGCAGCCGACATCGTCCAACTCGAGGGCATGCTCGAGCGGATGCCAGACGAGATGTCCGGTGGCCAACGCCAGCGGGTGGCAATCGCCCGCGCGATCGTTCGCAATCCGGACGTCTTCTTGATGGACGAACCGCTGGCCAATCTCGACGCCAAACTCCGGGTGCACATGCGGACGGAACTCCAGCGTCTTCACCGACAACTGGGGACGACGATCATCTACGTGACCCACGATCAGGCCGAGGCGATGACCATGTCCGATCGGATCGCCGTTTTGAACGCGGGGAAACTTCAGCAGATCGCCCCCCCACTCGAGTGTTACAACGAACCCGCAAACCGGTTCGTCGCGGGCTTTATCGGCTCGCCGTCGATGAACTTCGTCGACGGCGAACTCGAGGAAGACGGCCTCCAAACGCCGAACTTCCACGTCAACCTCGATCCCGAGACGCTCCCGGGCGCAACCGTCGGTGACGCAGTGACACTCGGCGTCCGGCCAGAAGACATCCACCTCAGTGAGTTTGCGGACACGATCCACCACTCGACGGCACCGATCGACGCTCGGACCGACGTCCTCGAGCCCATGGGTGATGAAGTGTTCGTCTATCTATTGCTCGCAGAAACGTCGTCGCAGTCGATGGCAGAGGACCCAACGTCGTCGTCGGACCAACTGTTGATGAGCGTGACACCGGATACGGAGGTGTCCGTCGAACAGGACGTGAACATCGTGCTCGATCGATCGAAGATTCACCTCTTCGAGACGGAAACTGGTGACGCACTCGTTCACGGACTCGTCGACCACTCCGAACGGGAGCCGGGGACCACGACTCGAGAGGCAGATAGCTGA
- a CDS encoding sugar phosphate isomerase/epimerase family protein: MNIGVHTPPLADESLEGALGYLSDIGVDAIEPGVGGHPGEDHLSRADHLDDEDAQQVVRTKLEEYGIEISALATHNNPLHPDDERADAADTELREAIVLADQLEVDVVTCFSGLPAGGPNDEVPNWITAPWPPEHERALEYQWEQATAYWQDLAAHADDHGVDVAIEMHPNMLVYEPHGMAKLRDETNERIGANFDPSHLYWQGITITDAIRYLAERDAIHHVHAKDTKIYQAQAREKGVLDTTAYDDEPNRSWLFRSVGYGHGESHWKDIVSTLRMVDYDGTLSIEHEDSLTSSREGLEKAVDLLERAIFETEPGEAHWAE, encoded by the coding sequence ATGAATATCGGTGTCCACACCCCGCCGCTGGCCGACGAATCGCTCGAGGGTGCACTCGGGTATCTCTCGGATATCGGCGTCGACGCGATCGAACCGGGAGTCGGCGGCCATCCCGGGGAAGATCACCTGTCGCGAGCGGATCACCTCGACGACGAGGACGCCCAACAGGTCGTTCGAACCAAACTCGAGGAGTACGGAATAGAGATCAGCGCACTCGCTACGCACAACAATCCGTTACACCCCGACGACGAACGCGCCGACGCCGCCGATACCGAACTCCGTGAAGCGATCGTCCTCGCCGACCAACTCGAGGTCGACGTCGTCACCTGTTTTTCCGGCCTCCCCGCCGGCGGCCCCAACGACGAGGTGCCAAACTGGATTACGGCACCCTGGCCGCCAGAACACGAGCGCGCACTCGAGTATCAGTGGGAACAGGCGACTGCGTACTGGCAAGACCTCGCTGCACACGCGGATGACCACGGCGTCGACGTCGCGATCGAGATGCACCCGAACATGCTGGTCTATGAACCCCACGGGATGGCGAAACTCCGCGACGAGACAAACGAGCGAATCGGCGCGAACTTCGACCCGTCGCACCTCTACTGGCAGGGAATCACGATTACGGACGCTATTCGATACCTCGCCGAACGCGATGCGATCCACCACGTCCACGCGAAGGATACGAAAATCTACCAGGCCCAAGCCCGAGAAAAGGGTGTGCTCGATACCACGGCCTACGACGACGAACCCAATCGCTCGTGGCTCTTTCGATCGGTCGGCTACGGACACGGCGAATCTCACTGGAAGGATATCGTCTCGACGCTTCGTATGGTCGACTACGACGGCACGCTCAGCATCGAACACGAAGACTCGCTGACGAGTTCGCGAGAGGGCCTCGAGAAGGCGGTCGACCTCCTCGAGCGTGCGATATTCGAGACGGAACCCGGTGAGGCCCACTGGGCCGAGTGA